The Zingiber officinale cultivar Zhangliang chromosome 9A, Zo_v1.1, whole genome shotgun sequence genome window below encodes:
- the LOC122019040 gene encoding uncharacterized protein At2g39795, mitochondrial-like: MAFSAAFCLATSIASHLVACSLSRSLDPRLSTVIHPPSLRNVISKRTAWPLPCTAFFSYVATKPTSNSNLLQGVDSEIKCALESDGYGRVEEIPSGFPFEIQDEKGINTITLKRNYHGERVSRS, from the exons ATGGCCTTCTCTGCTGCCTTCTGCCTTGCCACTTCCATTGCTTCTCATTTAGTTGCCTGCTCCCTTTCCAGGAGTCTCGACCCTCGCCTCTCGACCGTTATCCATCCCCCCTCTTTGAGGAATGTCATCTCAAAGAGAACTGCGTGGCCCCTTCCTTGTACTGCATTTTTCTCTTATGTTGCAACGAAGCCAACCTCAAACTCCAACCTCCTTCAAGGTGTCGACTCTGAGATCAAGTGCGCATTGGAATCTGACGGTTATGGCAGG GTGGAGGAGATACCAAGTGGCTTTCCTTTTGAGATCCAAGATGAGAAGGGAATAAACACTATTACTCTGAAGAGAAACTATCATGGAGAGAGAGTATCGAGGTCATAG